One Mycolicibacter sp. MU0083 DNA window includes the following coding sequences:
- the recO gene encoding DNA repair protein RecO, whose amino-acid sequence MRLYRDRAVVLRQHKLGEADRIVTLLTRDHGLVRAVAKGVRRTRSKFGARLEPFAHIDVQLHPGRNLDIVTQVVSVDAFAADIVSDYGRYTCACVILETAERLAGAERAPATALHRLTVGALRAVADGRRPRELVLDAYLLRAMSVAGWAPALTECARCATPGPHRSFHVAAGGSVCGHCRPAGSTTPPLGVLDLMSALHDGDWEAAGRSSTAHRSHASGLVAAHLQWHLERRLRTLPLVERVQQRAVEPDPDPDADPEFEATGSDG is encoded by the coding sequence ATGCGGCTTTACCGGGACCGGGCGGTGGTGCTGCGCCAGCACAAGCTCGGCGAAGCCGACCGGATCGTCACTCTGCTCACCCGCGACCACGGATTGGTCCGCGCGGTGGCAAAAGGCGTGCGTCGTACCCGCAGCAAGTTCGGTGCCCGGCTGGAACCGTTCGCCCACATCGACGTTCAACTGCATCCCGGCCGCAACCTGGACATCGTCACCCAGGTGGTGTCGGTGGACGCGTTCGCCGCCGACATCGTCAGTGATTACGGCCGTTACACCTGCGCCTGCGTGATCTTGGAGACCGCGGAACGGTTGGCCGGCGCGGAGCGCGCCCCGGCGACGGCGTTGCACCGGCTCACCGTCGGCGCCTTGCGTGCGGTCGCCGACGGCAGGCGTCCCCGCGAGTTGGTGCTCGATGCCTACCTGCTGCGCGCCATGTCGGTGGCCGGGTGGGCGCCGGCGTTGACCGAGTGTGCGCGCTGCGCCACCCCCGGCCCGCATCGGTCCTTTCACGTCGCGGCCGGCGGCAGCGTCTGCGGGCATTGCCGGCCGGCCGGGTCGACGACCCCTCCACTGGGCGTGCTGGATCTGATGTCGGCGCTGCACGACGGCGACTGGGAGGCCGCCGGGCGATCCAGCACGGCTCATCGCAGCCATGCCAGCGGGTTGGTGGCCGCTCATCTGCAATGGCACCTGGAACGTCGGCTGCGCACCTTGCCGCTGGTGGAACGGGTCCAGCAGCGGGCGGTCGAACCCGACCCCGACCCCGACGCCGATCCCGAGTTCGAGGCGACCGGCAGCGACGGCTGA